The region GGGGTAACCACCACCAGGCCGGCGACGATGCCAGAACAGAAGCCAAGGATGCTGGGCTTGCCTTTCAGGACATACTCCAGCATGCCCCAAACGAATCCCGCCGTGCCGGCGGCAAGCGTCGTCGTGGTGAACGCATTGGCGGCGATGCCATCCGCGGCCAGCGCGCTACCGGCGTTGAATCCGTACCAACCGACCCACAGCATGCCGGTGCCGACCATACAGAGCACCATGCTGTGTGGAGGCATCGGGGTCTTGCCGTAACCCAGGCGCTTCCCGAGGATGATGCAGAGGACCAGCGAGCTCCAGCCTGAGGTCATATGCACAACCGTTCCGCCGGCAAAATCAAGCGCTTTGATCTTGGCGTTCGGATTGAGAGGGCCGCACATGAGTCCGTCCGTCGCCCAGACCATGTGGGCGAAGGGGAAATAGACGGCGAACATCCAGAGGAGCACGAACAGTATGATGGCGGAGAACTTCATGCGTTCGGCGATGGCGCCGACGATCAACGCCGGAGTGATAATCGCGAACGTGAGCTGGAAAATGGCCCAGACGTTATTGGAGATCCAGTGGTAGCCTTGCCCGACCCCATTGCCATCGACGCCTTTGAAGAAGGCCATGTCGAGATTGCCGAGGAAAGGCGAGCCCGTGGAGAAAGAAAGGCTGTACCCGCAAATGAACCAGAGGATGGTCACCAGACCCGCGATGCCGAGACATTGCGCCATGACGGAGAGCACGTTCCGTTTGCGGACCAAGCCGCCGTAGAAAAGGGCGAGGCCGGGCAGGGTCATGAACAGCACGAGTGCCGTCGCGGCCATTTGCCAGGCATTGTGGCCGGGTCCAGGGCCGGCGACTTTGCTGGGCGCGTTGGTTTGCCGGGCGACGTTGTTCATGTACGACTCGAGGTCGGCAAGGCGGTCCTCGACCGTCGGTTCTTTGGCCGGGGCATCGGCGGCCAGGCCGATCATGACGGGGAGCAGGAGCAAGGCGAGCGAGAGGGAATAGAGGAAAATCTTTTTCATGATAGGATGGAGAGAGATGTTTTTCGGGGGGGCGGAGAATTAAATGGCCTGGTCTCCTTTTTCCTCGGTTCGAATGCGGATCGCATTTTCAACGGGGGACACAAAGACTTTGCCGTCGCCGATTTTTCCGGTCTTCGCCGCTTTGATGATGGCGCCGACCGCCGCGTCCACGCGTTGATCCGCGATGATCAGTTCAAGTTTGATTTTGGGCAGGAAATCCACGGTGTATTCGCTTCCCCGGTAGATTTCTGTGTGGCCTTTTTGGCGTCCGAATCCTTTCACTTCGGAGACGGTCATGCCCTCGATGCCGACTTCGGCGAGGGCATCCTTCACGTCTTCGAGCTTGAAGGGTTTGATGATGGCTTCGATTTTCTTCATGCGGATGTTCAGTGTTCGAGGCGCCAGCTTCGCGGGCTGGAGCCGGTTTCAAGGCGAACCCATCGGACTCGTTTTCGGAACGGCGAGAGGCTTTGAAAACCGAGGTTCGACGATCGCGGATTCTCCTTTAGCAACCCGTCTGCCAACTCGCATGAATGCTGGACATGGAAGGGGTTAACTCGTTGCCAACACGGGTTTTGAGAAGTTGGAATGAAAACCAACCCCAGGCGGGATGATGGCGCGATTTGAACAGTCTGTGTTTTTTTAGCCAGGAGTGGGTCTGAGGAAGCAGGACAAATCGAAACAGACCCGGTCG is a window of Verrucomicrobiota bacterium DNA encoding:
- a CDS encoding ammonium transporter produces the protein MKKIFLYSLSLALLLLPVMIGLAADAPAKEPTVEDRLADLESYMNNVARQTNAPSKVAGPGPGHNAWQMAATALVLFMTLPGLALFYGGLVRKRNVLSVMAQCLGIAGLVTILWFICGYSLSFSTGSPFLGNLDMAFFKGVDGNGVGQGYHWISNNVWAIFQLTFAIITPALIVGAIAERMKFSAIILFVLLWMFAVYFPFAHMVWATDGLMCGPLNPNAKIKALDFAGGTVVHMTSGWSSLVLCIILGKRLGYGKTPMPPHSMVLCMVGTGMLWVGWYGFNAGSALAADGIAANAFTTTTLAAGTAGFVWGMLEYVLKGKPSILGFCSGIVAGLVVVTPACGFVTPKGAMIIGVVAGVIPFLACAYLKKILGYDDALDTFGVHGVGGTLGALMTGLLATKDANPVVGGLADGLLLSQLKAIGVAIVWPVVATAVIAFIVKAVVGLRPTEEVETMGLDLTEHGEEGYHG
- a CDS encoding P-II family nitrogen regulator; this encodes MKKIEAIIKPFKLEDVKDALAEVGIEGMTVSEVKGFGRQKGHTEIYRGSEYTVDFLPKIKLELIIADQRVDAAVGAIIKAAKTGKIGDGKVFVSPVENAIRIRTEEKGDQAI